A single region of the Methylocystis echinoides genome encodes:
- a CDS encoding host attachment family protein, translating to MSAIAVHNGAWVLVGDGRRALFFENQGDAEILDLRVIETRVDDNPPTRAQGSDAPGRAFASAGSHARSSMGNVDWHELEEERFARAMADRINAAAESGALKEIVIVAPPKTLGEIRKDLSVKAQGKVAGELHKDLTKHPLPEIEKALALKPAG from the coding sequence ATGAGCGCAATTGCGGTGCATAACGGCGCGTGGGTGCTCGTCGGGGACGGCCGACGGGCGCTGTTTTTCGAAAATCAGGGGGACGCCGAGATCCTTGATCTGCGCGTCATCGAGACGCGCGTCGACGACAATCCGCCGACGCGCGCGCAGGGCTCCGACGCCCCTGGGCGCGCCTTCGCCTCGGCCGGCTCGCATGCGCGCAGCAGCATGGGCAATGTCGACTGGCACGAGCTCGAGGAAGAGCGCTTCGCCCGCGCCATGGCCGACCGCATCAACGCGGCGGCGGAGAGCGGCGCGCTGAAGGAAATCGTCATCGTCGCGCCGCCGAAGACGCTCGGCGAAATTCGTAAGGATCTGTCCGTGAAGGCGCAGGGCAAGGTCGCCGGCGAGCTGCACAAGGACCTGACCAAGCATCCGCTTCCCGAGATCGAGAAGGCGCTGGCGCTGAAGCCGGCCGGCTGA